In one Corallococcus sp. EGB genomic region, the following are encoded:
- a CDS encoding non-ribosomal peptide synthetase, translating to MTPEEKRARLAALLKDKSRPAAKQAPLSFAQERMWFLDKWSPGSAAFHMPTAVRLTGTVDTDALRRALALLVERHDTLRTTFQEREGGAVQLIASSAEVPLEVMDLQGLPESEREAEAQRRVVMLAQQPFSLEQGPLLRAVLMLLGDGEQVLLVDQHHIVSDGWSMGVLVHELAVLYRACLEGQPSPLKPLPLQYADWAAWQKEWLQGAELERQLTYWKNRLNPNALLELPQDKPRPALMSSKGERQVMHLSPALTQALKALGQREGRTLFVTLLSAFNVLLSRYTGQDDIVVGTPIAGRPRAEVEGLIGLFVNMLALRSDLSGKPTFKELLNRVHESTLDAYAHQDIPFERLVDALKPERHLSHSPIFQVMFVLQNAPMPALEAPGVVMEAKPVDTGTTKYDLSLLLVDLPQGLRVTAEYSTDLFERSTAERLLGHYLTLLEGIVAQPDLPISRLPLLPDAERQRVMRDWNDTAVTHPKDATLTSLIEAQVARTPDAVALDFEGQRLTYRELDARANQLGHALRKHGVGPEVRVGLCVERSLEMVVGLLGTLKAGGAYVPLDPGYPQERLGWMLEDARPPVLLVQERLLSRLPSSDAKVVKLDTGWEEIAREPTTAPSPTATADSLAYIIFTSGSTGRPKGAMNAHGPVVNRLLWMQSAYGLTSQDVVLQKTPFSFDVSVWEFFWPLMTGATLVVAKPGGHQDPGYLKALVSSASVTTLHFVPSMLQAFLDEPGVAGCTSLKRVVCSGEALPLELKELCLRTLPGAGLHNLYGPTEAAVDVTFHACKANDGRRSVPIGRPVDNTQIRILDAELQPVPQGAAGELYIGGVQVGRGYLARPSLTAERFIPDPYATVPGARMYRTGDVARWLPDGEIEYLGRADFQVKIRGLRIELGEIESSLEKHPTVRQAVVLAREDRPGQKRLVAYVTGKDGKPEGAALRTYLLERLPEYMVPSNIVVLERMPLSPNGKADRKALPAPELGGADPSRPFVAPGTAIEQQIAQAWKDLLHVERVGLDDPFFELGGNSLLALQLHRRLTAELGVTLALTDLFQYPTVRALAARLSRREDTPSEDAAQAGRSRAEARRTVNRRAVASRGRVETDGDADE from the coding sequence ATGACGCCCGAAGAGAAGCGAGCACGCCTGGCGGCGCTGCTGAAGGACAAGTCGCGCCCCGCCGCGAAGCAGGCCCCCCTGTCCTTCGCGCAGGAGCGGATGTGGTTCCTGGACAAGTGGAGCCCCGGCAGCGCGGCCTTCCACATGCCCACCGCGGTGCGCCTGACGGGCACCGTGGACACGGACGCGCTGCGCCGCGCCCTGGCCCTGCTGGTGGAGCGGCACGACACGCTGCGCACCACCTTCCAGGAGCGCGAGGGCGGCGCCGTGCAGCTCATCGCCTCCTCGGCCGAGGTGCCGCTGGAGGTGATGGACCTCCAGGGCCTGCCGGAATCCGAGCGTGAGGCGGAGGCCCAGCGGCGCGTGGTGATGCTCGCGCAGCAGCCCTTCAGCCTGGAGCAGGGTCCGCTGCTGCGCGCGGTGCTGATGCTCCTGGGCGACGGCGAGCAGGTGCTGCTGGTGGATCAGCACCACATCGTCTCCGACGGCTGGTCCATGGGCGTGCTCGTGCACGAGCTGGCGGTGCTGTACCGCGCGTGCCTGGAGGGCCAGCCCTCGCCGCTCAAGCCCCTGCCCCTGCAGTACGCGGACTGGGCGGCGTGGCAGAAGGAGTGGCTCCAGGGCGCGGAGCTGGAGCGGCAGCTCACCTACTGGAAGAACCGCCTCAACCCCAACGCGCTCCTGGAGCTGCCGCAGGACAAGCCGCGCCCGGCGCTGATGAGCTCCAAGGGCGAGCGGCAGGTGATGCACCTGTCCCCCGCCCTCACCCAGGCGCTCAAGGCGCTGGGCCAGCGCGAGGGCCGCACGCTCTTCGTGACGCTGCTGTCCGCGTTCAACGTGCTCCTGTCCCGCTACACGGGCCAGGACGACATCGTGGTGGGCACGCCCATCGCGGGCCGTCCGCGCGCGGAGGTGGAGGGGCTCATCGGCCTGTTCGTGAACATGCTGGCGCTGCGCTCGGACCTGTCCGGCAAGCCCACGTTCAAGGAGCTGCTGAACCGGGTGCACGAGTCCACGCTGGACGCGTACGCGCACCAGGACATCCCCTTCGAGCGGCTGGTGGACGCGCTCAAGCCGGAGCGGCACCTCAGCCACTCGCCCATCTTCCAGGTGATGTTCGTCCTCCAGAACGCGCCCATGCCGGCCCTGGAGGCCCCGGGCGTGGTGATGGAGGCGAAGCCGGTGGACACCGGCACGACGAAGTACGACCTGTCGCTCCTGCTGGTGGACCTGCCGCAGGGCCTGCGCGTCACCGCCGAGTACAGCACCGACCTCTTCGAGCGCTCCACGGCGGAGCGGCTCCTGGGTCACTACCTGACGCTGCTGGAGGGCATCGTCGCGCAGCCGGACCTGCCCATCTCCCGCCTGCCGCTCCTGCCGGACGCCGAGCGCCAGCGCGTGATGAGGGACTGGAACGACACCGCCGTCACGCACCCGAAGGACGCGACGCTGACGTCGCTCATCGAGGCGCAGGTGGCGCGCACGCCGGACGCCGTCGCCCTGGACTTCGAGGGCCAGCGCCTCACCTACCGCGAGCTGGACGCCCGCGCGAACCAGCTGGGGCACGCGCTGCGCAAGCACGGCGTGGGGCCGGAGGTCCGCGTGGGGCTGTGCGTGGAGCGCTCGCTGGAGATGGTGGTGGGCCTGCTGGGCACGCTGAAGGCGGGCGGCGCCTACGTGCCGCTGGATCCAGGCTACCCGCAGGAGCGCCTGGGCTGGATGCTGGAGGACGCGCGTCCGCCGGTGCTGCTGGTGCAGGAGCGGCTCCTGTCGCGGCTGCCGTCGTCGGACGCGAAGGTGGTGAAGCTGGACACGGGCTGGGAGGAGATTGCCCGCGAGCCCACCACCGCGCCTTCTCCCACCGCCACGGCGGACTCGCTGGCGTACATCATCTTCACCTCCGGAAGCACGGGCCGCCCCAAGGGCGCGATGAACGCGCACGGCCCGGTGGTGAACCGCCTCTTGTGGATGCAGTCCGCCTACGGGCTCACGTCCCAGGACGTGGTGCTCCAGAAGACGCCGTTCAGCTTCGACGTGTCCGTCTGGGAGTTCTTCTGGCCGCTGATGACGGGCGCCACGCTGGTGGTCGCGAAGCCCGGCGGACACCAGGACCCGGGCTACCTCAAGGCGCTGGTTTCTTCCGCGTCCGTCACCACGCTGCACTTCGTGCCCTCCATGCTCCAGGCCTTCCTGGACGAGCCGGGCGTGGCCGGGTGCACGTCGCTCAAGCGCGTGGTGTGCAGCGGTGAGGCGCTGCCGCTGGAGCTGAAGGAGCTGTGCCTGCGCACCCTGCCCGGCGCGGGGCTGCACAACCTCTACGGCCCCACCGAGGCCGCGGTGGACGTGACGTTCCACGCGTGCAAGGCGAACGACGGCCGCCGCTCCGTGCCCATTGGCCGGCCGGTGGACAACACGCAGATCCGCATCCTGGACGCGGAGCTGCAGCCGGTGCCCCAGGGCGCCGCGGGCGAGCTCTACATCGGCGGCGTGCAGGTGGGGCGCGGCTACCTGGCGCGGCCCTCGCTGACGGCCGAGCGCTTCATCCCGGATCCGTACGCGACGGTGCCGGGCGCGCGCATGTACCGCACGGGCGACGTGGCGCGGTGGCTGCCGGACGGCGAAATCGAGTACCTGGGCCGCGCGGACTTCCAGGTGAAGATCCGCGGCCTGCGCATCGAGCTGGGGGAGATTGAATCCTCGCTGGAGAAGCACCCCACGGTGCGCCAGGCGGTGGTGCTCGCGCGCGAGGACCGGCCGGGCCAGAAGCGGCTGGTGGCCTACGTCACCGGCAAGGACGGAAAGCCCGAGGGCGCGGCGCTGCGCACGTACCTGCTGGAGCGGCTGCCCGAGTACATGGTCCCGTCCAACATCGTGGTGCTGGAGCGCATGCCGCTCAGCCCCAACGGCAAGGCGGACCGCAAGGCGCTGCCCGCGCCGGAGCTGGGCGGAGCGGATCCGTCCCGGCCCTTCGTGGCGCCGGGGACGGCCATCGAGCAGCAGATCGCCCAGGCGTGGAAGGACCTGCTCCACGTGGAGCGGGTGGGCCTGGACGACCCCTTCTTCGAATTGGGTGGCAACTCGCTGCTCGCGCTCCAGCTCCACCGCCGGCTGACGGCGGAGCTCGGCGTGACGCTGGCGCTCACGGACCTGTTCCAGTACCCCACCGTGCGGGCGCTGGCGGCGCGGCTGTCGCGCCGGGAGGACACGCCCTCGGAGGACGCGGCGCAGGCGGGCCGCTCCCGCGCCGAGGCGCGACGCACGGTCAACCGCCGCGCGGTGGCCTCGCGGGGTCGGGTGGAAACGGATGGAGACGCGGATGAGTGA
- a CDS encoding type I polyketide synthase, translating into MSDAVGGGEERIAIVGLSGRFPGAQTLEGFWEMLRRGGDARRVPTDAELDEAGVPQALRSHPQWVRSSYVLEGATDFDAGLFGYSPREAELMDPQQRIFMECAWESLDNAGYDPGRFKGAVAVYASVSLSSYLLRALMRQPDLMDAAGSFGVMLANDKDYVATRVSHRLGLRGPAATVQTACSSSLVALHLACQSLLSGESDMALAGGSSVSFPQTAGYLYQEGMIFSPDGYCRAFDAKANGTVRGAGAAVVVLKRLSDALKDGDTIHGVLLGTAVNNDGAGKVGFTAPSVEGQAAVIAEALAISGVTPDDIQYVEAHATGTPLGDPIEVAALNQAFGGKETGPKRVALGSLKAAIGHLDAAAGIAGVVKTVLAMEHGEIPASPHFQQPNPVIDFDAGPFFVPSQPRPWTSPNGPRRAGVSAFGIGGTNTHVILEEAPKAGAPAPSRRAWHVLPLSARTPAALDAATERLAAHLDAHPNVSLADVAYTLQVGRHAHEHRRAVVVKDVADAKAALRDARRLLGGSGTNTRRPVVFLFSGQGSQYVDMGRGLYEQEPAFRAEVDACAEKLKPHLGLDLRTVLYPPADAREKATEQLKQTSLTQPALFVIEYALAKLWASWGVTPQAMVGHSIGEYVAACLSGVFSLDDALALVATRGRLMQSLPAGSMLSVRMTPEALAPLMDARISVAAINAPGFTVVAGPSEAVDALQAKLEAQKVEVSRLHTSHAFHSQMMDPIVEEFRQAVAKVSRKEPKDLYLSNVTGTWVTREDAVSPAYWARHLRDAVRFQDSATLLLNDPEHVFLEVGPGNALATLVRRNAQEGTFPAILTTLPAPRDAQQDALTHAMDAFAKLWLAGAKTTAGRAYKGEARRRIPLPAYPFQRERYDLLKGPPPAMPRAATTAVRTGTAQGVELTVPAWPRTRASPQVPSLAGQRWLVLEADTPVAARVTERLRQAGADVVSLVAGRGASDPVTKRFAVDPASPDALGEHLERLRGEEWTPGHIAYLWPLLKEPRDLESGLAMSFHGLLALAKAVGPGAAKTPVALDVVTTGAQDVTGEEPLLPWQSAAVGTSRVLPQEYPGLTVRTVDVTWPAPEESASGPWLERLVTELATGKDAVVALRGPYRHVEAFEPLDVPTVATAPAATTGVAPAAVLGTTTLGTPGAATSTPGASASTAATGTSAQGGLKDGGVYVIVGGLGRVGLALAEQLTQAVKPKLVLLSRRTLPAPGEWDAWRAGHDAQDATSRAIERMRALERAGAQVLALRADAGAPGQLDKALQSAEAKFGRIDGVFYTAGDGGMATRISVAEATPEATAPLLAGRLGGLTQLAEALASRRPDFVVVQSSLTVVLGGMAVSAVAAAHAGMDAVVARQARLGGTRWYTVDWDVWGVGEGFRPDAVIPPAEGFRLLRALLTQPTGGRFLASLGSLEARRQVAREGTSAPRAGGSTSGKHPRPPLANAFVAPRDETEEKVAALWQDLLGVESVGITDNFFELGGHSLLGVQLLSRIREAFQVELSMRALFESPTVEVMTVAIVEASASQLDPEALEAMLAELEQS; encoded by the coding sequence ATGAGTGACGCAGTGGGTGGTGGCGAGGAGCGCATCGCGATCGTCGGCCTGTCGGGCCGCTTCCCCGGGGCGCAGACCCTGGAGGGCTTCTGGGAGATGCTCCGGCGCGGCGGTGACGCGCGGCGCGTGCCCACGGACGCGGAGCTGGACGAGGCGGGAGTCCCGCAGGCCCTGCGCTCCCACCCGCAGTGGGTGCGCTCCAGCTACGTGCTGGAGGGCGCGACGGACTTCGACGCGGGCCTCTTCGGCTACAGCCCGCGCGAGGCGGAGCTGATGGACCCCCAGCAGCGCATCTTCATGGAGTGCGCGTGGGAGTCGCTGGACAACGCCGGATATGATCCGGGCCGCTTCAAGGGCGCGGTGGCCGTCTACGCGAGCGTGAGCCTGAGCTCGTACCTGTTGCGCGCGCTGATGCGGCAGCCGGACCTGATGGACGCGGCCGGCTCGTTCGGCGTGATGCTGGCCAACGACAAGGACTACGTGGCCACGCGCGTGTCCCACCGGCTGGGCCTGCGCGGTCCCGCCGCGACGGTGCAGACGGCGTGCTCCAGCTCGCTGGTGGCGCTCCACCTGGCGTGCCAGAGCCTCTTGTCCGGCGAGAGCGACATGGCGCTCGCGGGCGGCTCGTCCGTGTCCTTCCCGCAGACGGCGGGCTACCTCTACCAGGAGGGGATGATCTTCTCGCCGGACGGCTACTGCCGCGCGTTCGACGCGAAGGCCAACGGCACCGTGCGCGGCGCGGGTGCGGCGGTGGTGGTGCTCAAGCGCCTGTCGGACGCGCTGAAGGACGGCGACACCATCCACGGCGTGCTCCTGGGCACGGCGGTGAACAACGACGGCGCGGGCAAGGTGGGCTTCACCGCGCCCAGCGTGGAGGGCCAGGCCGCGGTCATCGCGGAGGCGCTCGCCATCTCCGGCGTCACGCCGGACGACATCCAGTACGTGGAGGCCCACGCGACGGGCACCCCGCTGGGCGACCCGATTGAAGTGGCCGCGCTCAACCAGGCCTTCGGCGGGAAGGAGACGGGCCCGAAGCGCGTGGCGCTGGGCTCGCTCAAGGCGGCCATCGGCCACCTGGACGCGGCGGCCGGCATCGCGGGCGTGGTGAAGACGGTGCTCGCCATGGAGCACGGCGAGATCCCCGCGAGCCCCCACTTCCAGCAGCCCAACCCCGTCATCGACTTTGACGCGGGGCCCTTCTTCGTGCCCTCGCAGCCCCGGCCGTGGACGTCCCCGAACGGGCCGCGCCGCGCGGGCGTGAGCGCCTTCGGCATCGGAGGCACCAACACGCACGTCATCCTGGAGGAGGCCCCCAAGGCCGGAGCCCCCGCGCCGTCCCGCCGCGCGTGGCACGTGCTGCCCCTGTCCGCCCGCACGCCCGCGGCGCTGGACGCGGCGACGGAGCGGCTGGCCGCGCACCTGGACGCGCACCCGAACGTGTCCCTGGCGGACGTGGCGTACACGCTCCAGGTGGGCCGCCACGCGCATGAGCACCGCCGCGCGGTGGTGGTGAAGGACGTGGCGGACGCGAAGGCGGCGCTGCGGGACGCCCGGCGGCTGTTGGGAGGCTCCGGCACCAACACGCGCCGGCCGGTGGTGTTCCTGTTCTCCGGTCAGGGCTCGCAGTACGTGGACATGGGCCGGGGCCTCTACGAGCAGGAGCCCGCCTTCCGCGCGGAGGTGGACGCGTGCGCGGAGAAGCTGAAGCCGCACCTGGGGCTGGACCTGCGCACGGTGCTCTACCCGCCCGCGGACGCGCGCGAGAAGGCCACCGAGCAGCTCAAGCAGACCTCCCTCACGCAGCCCGCGCTGTTCGTCATCGAGTATGCGCTGGCGAAGCTGTGGGCGTCCTGGGGCGTGACGCCGCAGGCGATGGTGGGCCACAGCATCGGTGAGTACGTGGCCGCGTGCCTGTCCGGCGTGTTCAGCCTGGACGACGCGCTGGCGCTGGTGGCCACGCGCGGCCGGCTGATGCAGTCGCTGCCCGCGGGCTCCATGCTGTCCGTGCGGATGACGCCGGAGGCGCTGGCGCCGCTGATGGACGCGCGCATCTCCGTGGCGGCCATCAACGCGCCGGGCTTCACCGTCGTGGCGGGGCCCTCGGAGGCGGTGGATGCGCTCCAGGCGAAGCTGGAGGCGCAGAAGGTGGAGGTGTCGCGGTTGCACACCTCGCACGCGTTCCACTCCCAGATGATGGACCCCATCGTGGAGGAGTTCCGCCAGGCGGTGGCGAAGGTCTCGCGCAAGGAGCCGAAGGACCTCTACCTGTCCAACGTCACCGGCACCTGGGTGACGCGCGAGGACGCGGTGAGCCCGGCGTACTGGGCCCGCCACCTGCGCGACGCCGTGCGCTTCCAGGACTCGGCGACGCTGCTGTTGAACGACCCCGAGCACGTGTTCCTGGAGGTCGGTCCCGGCAACGCGCTGGCCACGCTGGTGCGCCGCAACGCGCAGGAGGGCACCTTCCCGGCCATCCTCACGACGCTGCCCGCGCCGCGCGACGCCCAGCAGGACGCGCTCACGCACGCGATGGACGCGTTCGCGAAGCTGTGGCTCGCGGGCGCGAAGACGACCGCCGGCCGCGCCTACAAGGGCGAGGCCCGCCGCCGCATCCCCCTGCCCGCCTACCCCTTCCAGCGCGAGCGCTACGACCTGCTCAAGGGCCCTCCGCCCGCGATGCCCCGCGCCGCCACCACCGCGGTGCGGACCGGCACGGCGCAGGGAGTGGAGCTGACCGTGCCCGCGTGGCCGCGCACGCGCGCCTCGCCGCAGGTGCCATCGCTGGCCGGCCAGCGCTGGCTGGTGCTGGAGGCGGACACGCCGGTGGCCGCGCGGGTGACGGAGCGGCTGCGCCAGGCGGGCGCGGACGTGGTGTCGCTCGTCGCGGGACGGGGCGCGTCGGATCCGGTGACGAAGCGCTTCGCCGTGGACCCAGCGTCCCCGGACGCGCTGGGTGAGCACCTGGAGCGCCTGCGCGGCGAGGAGTGGACGCCGGGGCACATCGCGTACCTGTGGCCGCTGCTGAAGGAGCCGCGCGACCTGGAGTCGGGGCTCGCGATGTCGTTCCACGGGCTGCTCGCGCTGGCGAAGGCGGTGGGCCCGGGCGCGGCGAAGACGCCCGTGGCGCTGGACGTGGTGACCACTGGCGCCCAGGACGTCACGGGCGAGGAGCCGCTGCTGCCCTGGCAGTCCGCCGCGGTGGGCACGAGCCGCGTGCTGCCGCAGGAGTACCCCGGCCTGACCGTGCGCACGGTCGATGTCACCTGGCCCGCGCCGGAGGAATCCGCGTCGGGTCCGTGGCTGGAGCGGCTGGTGACGGAGCTGGCCACCGGCAAGGACGCCGTGGTCGCGCTGCGCGGTCCGTACCGCCACGTCGAGGCGTTCGAGCCCCTCGACGTCCCCACCGTCGCGACCGCCCCTGCGGCGACGACGGGGGTTGCCCCCGCGGCGGTGCTCGGCACCACCACGCTGGGCACGCCCGGAGCGGCCACGTCCACGCCGGGTGCGTCAGCCTCCACGGCCGCGACCGGCACCTCGGCGCAGGGCGGGCTCAAGGACGGCGGGGTCTACGTCATCGTCGGCGGCCTGGGCCGCGTGGGGCTCGCGCTCGCGGAGCAGCTCACGCAAGCGGTGAAGCCGAAGCTCGTGCTGCTGTCGCGCCGCACCCTGCCCGCCCCCGGCGAGTGGGACGCGTGGCGCGCGGGCCATGACGCGCAGGACGCGACGTCCAGGGCCATCGAGCGGATGCGTGCGCTGGAGCGCGCGGGTGCGCAGGTGCTGGCGCTGCGCGCGGACGCGGGAGCGCCGGGGCAGTTGGACAAGGCGCTCCAGAGCGCCGAGGCGAAGTTCGGCCGCATCGACGGCGTCTTCTACACGGCGGGCGACGGCGGCATGGCCACCCGCATCTCCGTGGCCGAGGCCACGCCCGAGGCCACCGCCCCGCTGCTGGCCGGCCGCCTCGGAGGCCTCACGCAGCTGGCGGAGGCGCTGGCGTCGCGGCGTCCGGACTTCGTCGTGGTGCAGTCCTCCCTCACCGTGGTGCTCGGCGGCATGGCGGTCAGCGCGGTGGCGGCGGCGCACGCCGGCATGGACGCGGTGGTGGCCCGTCAGGCGCGGCTGGGCGGCACCCGCTGGTACACCGTGGACTGGGACGTGTGGGGCGTGGGCGAGGGCTTCAGGCCCGACGCCGTCATCCCGCCCGCCGAGGGCTTCCGCCTCCTGCGCGCGCTGCTCACGCAGCCCACCGGCGGACGCTTCCTCGCGTCCCTCGGCTCGCTGGAGGCGCGGCGTCAGGTGGCGCGCGAAGGCACCTCCGCTCCCCGCGCGGGAGGAAGCACCAGCGGCAAGCACCCGCGCCCCCCGCTGGCCAACGCCTTCGTCGCCCCGCGCGACGAGACCGAGGAGAAGGTCGCCGCGCTCTGGCAGGACCTGCTGGGCGTGGAGTCGGTGGGCATCACCGACAACTTCTTCGAGCTGGGCGGCCACTCGCTCCTGGGCGTGCAGCTGCTGTCACGCATCCGCGAGGCCTTCCAGGTCGAGCTGTCCATGCGCGCCCTCTTCGAGTCCCCCACCGTGGAGGTGATGACGGTGGCCATCGTGGAGGCGAGCGCCAGCCAGCTCGACCCCGAAGCCCTGGAAGCCATGCTCGCGGAGCTGGAGCAGAGCTGA
- a CDS encoding MFS transporter, with product MSLAQRLTITQPMRVFWITWFGQLISILGSGLTAFGVGAKIFLDTRSTTQFALLSFFAFAPMVVLSPIAGTLIDRWDRRRAMLLADLGNGFTTLLIFGMVLASNKGLFELKAWHFYLPVSLGACFGAFRWPAFFATVTLIVPKQHLGRANAMAEVASGASQILSPIIAGALIDSVGLVGVLSVDVCSFLVAVTTLLMVRFPRPPVSEEGQQGKGSLLAEMKQGWTFISSRKGLLALMAFTAVSVLCMDLVVLLITPLVLAFTDISTLGIIASIAGVGALLGAVGMGIWGGAKNQLHSILGFHALSGVVLFLAAPRPSVPLVATAAALYLFTMPPVMAGIQSIWQRKIPADLQGRAAAVKRMILLCVSPLASLLAGPLADDLFEPAMRQGGALASSMGRLLGVGPGRGIAVIFIVLGLVTLANVTAGWLNPRLRHVDKELPDALPDTPPAAADTVPPNAPTAGASAS from the coding sequence ATGAGCCTCGCGCAACGCCTGACCATCACCCAGCCCATGCGGGTCTTCTGGATCACCTGGTTCGGGCAGCTCATCTCGATCCTCGGTTCGGGCCTCACCGCCTTCGGCGTGGGCGCGAAGATCTTCCTGGACACGCGCTCCACCACGCAGTTCGCGCTGCTGTCCTTCTTCGCGTTCGCTCCCATGGTGGTGCTGTCGCCCATCGCGGGGACGCTCATCGACCGGTGGGACCGCCGCCGCGCCATGCTGCTGGCGGACCTGGGCAACGGCTTCACCACGCTGCTCATCTTCGGCATGGTGCTGGCCAGCAACAAGGGCCTGTTCGAGCTCAAGGCCTGGCACTTCTACCTGCCCGTCTCCCTGGGCGCGTGCTTCGGCGCGTTCCGCTGGCCGGCCTTCTTCGCCACGGTGACGCTCATCGTGCCCAAGCAGCACCTGGGCCGGGCCAACGCCATGGCGGAGGTGGCCAGCGGCGCCAGCCAGATCCTCTCCCCCATCATCGCGGGCGCGCTCATCGACAGCGTGGGCCTGGTGGGCGTGCTGTCCGTGGACGTCTGCAGCTTCCTCGTCGCCGTCACCACCCTGCTGATGGTCCGCTTCCCGCGGCCCCCCGTCTCCGAGGAGGGACAGCAGGGCAAGGGGTCGCTGCTGGCGGAGATGAAGCAGGGCTGGACCTTCATCAGCTCGCGCAAGGGCCTGCTGGCCCTGATGGCCTTCACCGCCGTGTCCGTGCTGTGCATGGACCTGGTGGTGCTGCTCATCACCCCGCTGGTGCTCGCCTTCACGGACATCTCCACGCTGGGCATCATCGCGTCCATCGCGGGCGTGGGCGCGCTGCTGGGCGCCGTCGGCATGGGCATCTGGGGCGGCGCCAAGAATCAGCTCCACAGCATCCTGGGCTTCCATGCGCTGTCGGGCGTGGTGCTCTTCCTGGCCGCGCCGCGGCCCAGCGTGCCGCTGGTGGCCACCGCCGCCGCGCTCTACCTGTTCACCATGCCGCCGGTGATGGCGGGCATCCAGTCCATCTGGCAGCGCAAGATTCCCGCGGACCTCCAGGGCCGCGCGGCCGCCGTGAAGCGGATGATCCTCCTGTGCGTGTCGCCGCTCGCCAGCCTCCTCGCGGGGCCGCTCGCGGACGACCTCTTCGAGCCGGCCATGCGTCAGGGAGGCGCGCTCGCCAGCAGCATGGGCCGCCTGCTGGGCGTGGGTCCGGGGCGCGGCATCGCCGTCATCTTCATCGTCCTGGGCCTGGTGACGCTCGCGAACGTCACGGCCGGCTGGCTCAACCCGCGCCTGCGCCACGTGGACAAGGAGCTGCCGGACGCGCTCCCGGACACGCCGCCCGCCGCCGCGGACACCGTCCCCCCCAACGCCCCCACCGCTGGAGCCTCCGCGTCATGA